The genomic window GATAAGAGTAAAATTATTTTAGTCTGACAAACGGAGAATAATTTGAAAGGAGATTTTGCCGAAATAGAAGTGAAGGTCAAAACATTTTTATTGGTAAATTAGATAATATCTATTTTACTGTCATTGAGTTTTCAATGGAGGGCTATCAAGTAAGTTATCTAAAATATAATTATTATTTTTATATAGGTTACTAAAGACAGTCTAAAATTGAGGAGACTGTCTTTTTTTATAAAAATTTTGGAGGAAGTTTTATGAGATATTTTGGAACAATGAAAAATAATAATGGAATTCTTGAAATAGGAGGAGTATCAGTAGAAAAACTTGCAAAAGAATATAAGACTCCGTTATATATTATGGACCAAGAATTAATAGAAAGTAATATAAAAAAATATATAGAAAATTTTAAGTCAAATAAATTTGAAACTGAAGTAGTTTATGCTTCAAAAGCATTTTTATCTAAAGCTATGTGCCAAATAATTGATAAATATGGATTAAGTATAGATGCAGTTTCTGGAGGAGAATTGTATTCTATAAAAGTTTCAAAATTTCCTATGAATAGAGTACATATGCATGGAAATAATAAAAGTATAGAAGAACTTGAAATGTGTCTTGATTGGAATATAGGAATAGTAATATTGGATAATATAAGTGAAATAGATAAACTTGGAACACTTGCAGAAGAAAAGAATAAAAAAATAAAGGTTATGTTAAGAATAAATATAGGAATTGATGCTCATACTCATGAATATATAAGAACATCAAAACATAGTTCTAAGTTTGGAGAATCTATATTTGATGAAAATATTTACAGTATAATAGAAAAAATTATTTCTTATAAAAATTTAGAATTTTTAGGATTTCATTGTCATATAGGTTCACAAATCTTTGACACTAAAGCATTTCATGAAGGAATAGAAACAATGATAATGTTTACTAAGAAAATTTCAGAAAGATTTAATATAGAAATTCCTGAAATGAATTTAGGTGGGGGATTTGGAGTTTATTATGTAGATGGAGATGTAGAAGTAGATATTGAAAAATTTATGAAATCTATGATAGAACATATTGAAAAAACTTTAGAAAAAGAAAAGATGACTTTAAAAAAAGTTTCAATTGAACCTGGAAGAAGCATTGTAGGTAATGCAGGTGGAACTTTATATACAGTTGGTGGAATAAAAAATACATATGGAGGAGTTAAATATGTATTCATTGACGGAGGAATGACTGATAATATAAGGCCAGCTTTATATCAAGCAAAATATGAGGCTGTAATAGCTAATAGACTTAATGAAAAAGCTGATGATATAGTTACTATTGCTGGAAAATGTTGTGAGTCTGGAGACTTAATAGGAAAAGATATGAAACTTGCTAAAGCTCAAGAGGGAGATTATATATTTGTATCTACAACAGGAGCTTATGGATATTCAATGTCTAGTAATTACAATAAAGCTACAAGACCAGCAGTTGTATTTGTTAAAGATGGAAAATCTTATCTTTCAATAAAAAGAGAATCTTTTGAAGATTTAGTAGCTAATGATGTATTTATAGAATTATAATATCTAAAAAACAATATGCGGAAATTATTAAAATATGATATAATTATTTTATAACACAACTTAGATATACAAACAAATAAAGAAGGGAGGAAAGTTACAATATAAAAAATGTAACTTAAATTAGGATATGAGAACAGTAATAAATCACGGATTAGTTATAGACCCAAAAAATAGTTTATATGAGCCATTAAATATTGCAATAGAAAATGGAAAAATTGTAGAAATATCTCATCAGATATTAACTGGAGATCATGAAATAGATGCAGTAGGTATGTGTGTTTGTCCTGGATTTATAGATATTGATATGCATGAAGTTTTAACTGATGGAACAACACCAGATAGAGAAATATTTAAAAGAATGTTATCTATGGGAGTTACTACAGGAATAGGGGGAAATTCTGGAATAGGAGTTTCTAATCCAAAGGAATTTTTAGATGGAGTAGATGAAGGACATCCTATTAACTTTGGAATGTTATTACCACATGGAATATTAAGAGAAAAAATAGGTGTTGATAGATATGTAAGTCTTGAAAATGACCAAGTAGAAAAAATGTATGAAATAGGGAAGAAAATTATGAGAGAATCAGGGCTATTAGGAATTAGTTTTGGTCTTAGATATGTTCCTGGAATAGATTTTAATGAGATGACAACTCTTGGGAAGCTTGGACAACATAAAATCATTGCAGCACATTTAAGAGAAGATGCTAAAAATATATTTAATGCAATAGATGAATTTTTAGATTTAGGAAATTATGTAAAAGCTAATTATTTAGTATCACATATTGGAAGTATGGCTGGTTTTGGTCAAATGGATAAAGCTTTAGAAATGTTAGATAAAAAAAGAGAAGAAGGAATAAATGTATATTGTGATTGTTATCCTTATACAGCTTTTAGTGCTAAAATAGGTTCTATCACATTTGATGAAGGATTTTTAGAAAGATATAATATTACTTATGATAAATTAGAGGTTATGGAAGGAAAATATAGAGGAAAAAGATGTACCGAAGAATTCTTTAATACTTTAAGAGAAGAAGCACCAGATACAATGATAATAGCTTATACAATTAATGAAAAAGATATGGAAAAGGCTCTATCATATCCTTATACAGTTATAGGTAGTGATGGAATACTTAATGCAAAAAATATAGGTCATCCTAGGGCAACAGGAACTTTCCCTAGAGTTTTAGGAAAATATTCAAGAGATGCTAAAGTTCTTGATTTATATGAAGCAGTAGAGAAAATGACATCAAAACCTGCAGAAATTTTAGGAATCAATAAAGGAAATTTATCTAT from Fusobacterium perfoetens ATCC 29250 includes these protein-coding regions:
- a CDS encoding amidohydrolase family protein, giving the protein MRTVINHGLVIDPKNSLYEPLNIAIENGKIVEISHQILTGDHEIDAVGMCVCPGFIDIDMHEVLTDGTTPDREIFKRMLSMGVTTGIGGNSGIGVSNPKEFLDGVDEGHPINFGMLLPHGILREKIGVDRYVSLENDQVEKMYEIGKKIMRESGLLGISFGLRYVPGIDFNEMTTLGKLGQHKIIAAHLREDAKNIFNAIDEFLDLGNYVKANYLVSHIGSMAGFGQMDKALEMLDKKREEGINVYCDCYPYTAFSAKIGSITFDEGFLERYNITYDKLEVMEGKYRGKRCTEEFFNTLREEAPDTMIIAYTINEKDMEKALSYPYTVIGSDGILNAKNIGHPRATGTFPRVLGKYSRDAKVLDLYEAVEKMTSKPAEILGINKGNLSIGSDADITIFSLEDIRDYATFENTELLSDGIVYVLINGEVALENGKIMNSNLGKSIRKF
- the lysA gene encoding diaminopimelate decarboxylase — encoded protein: MRYFGTMKNNNGILEIGGVSVEKLAKEYKTPLYIMDQELIESNIKKYIENFKSNKFETEVVYASKAFLSKAMCQIIDKYGLSIDAVSGGELYSIKVSKFPMNRVHMHGNNKSIEELEMCLDWNIGIVILDNISEIDKLGTLAEEKNKKIKVMLRINIGIDAHTHEYIRTSKHSSKFGESIFDENIYSIIEKIISYKNLEFLGFHCHIGSQIFDTKAFHEGIETMIMFTKKISERFNIEIPEMNLGGGFGVYYVDGDVEVDIEKFMKSMIEHIEKTLEKEKMTLKKVSIEPGRSIVGNAGGTLYTVGGIKNTYGGVKYVFIDGGMTDNIRPALYQAKYEAVIANRLNEKADDIVTIAGKCCESGDLIGKDMKLAKAQEGDYIFVSTTGAYGYSMSSNYNKATRPAVVFVKDGKSYLSIKRESFEDLVANDVFIEL